One Bacillota bacterium genomic window carries:
- a CDS encoding recombinase, with translation MAYVPYGYAITDGVVTVDKRAADQVRDFFEKYISGLSLAVAGEQAGIQKTHSSMGLILKNINYLGNDVYPEIIDKETFDKAEEVRNKRAKDLGRIAELAAFSAPPPIERFKMRKSEGKLPDDPVARAEYLYSLIESEV, from the coding sequence ATGGCCTATGTACCATACGGATATGCAATTACGGACGGAGTTGTTACCGTTGATAAAAGGGCTGCAGATCAAGTAAGGGATTTCTTTGAAAAGTACATTTCAGGACTTTCTCTAGCTGTGGCCGGTGAGCAGGCTGGTATTCAGAAGACTCATTCATCAATGGGCCTTATTTTGAAAAACATCAACTATCTTGGAAATGACGTATACCCCGAAATCATTGATAAAGAGACGTTTGATAAGGCCGAAGAAGTTAGAAATAAACGTGCGAAGGACCTAGGGAGGATTGCAGAGCTTGCAGCTTTCAGTGCTCCCCCACCTATAGAAAGATTTAAAATGAGAAAATCAGAAGGTAAACTTCCAGATGATCCAGTAGCGCGAGCGGAGTACCTGTATAGTCTGATAGAAAGCGAGGTTTAA
- a CDS encoding recombinase family protein yields MAEKNITVIPARKRVGSTAAKEKVKKLRVAAYCRVSTETEEQNSSYEVQVAHYTEFIKKNAEWEFAGIFADDGISGTNTKKREEFNRMIDECMEGNIDLVITKSISRFARNTLDCLKYIRQLKDKNIAVFFEKENINTMDAKGEVLLTIMASLAQQESQSLSQNVKLGLQYRYQQGKVQVNHNRFMGYTKDEEGNLIIVPEEAEIIKRIYKEYLEGKSLAGIGRDLEKDGILTAAGKPRWRPETIKKILMNEKYIGDALLQKTFTVDFLTKKRVKNEGHVPQYYVENSHEAIIPKELFLQAQEELHRRNNIYTGADKNKRLYSSKYALSTITFCGDCGDIYRRVYWNIRGRKEFVWRCVTRIEQGPETCKNRTVKEGDLYDTVMTAINRLLAGGDNMIRTLEDNIHAVIGDTTEYKISEINKLLEEKQKEVISLANKGKDYEFLADEIDKFREERQCLLVEDASLSGENERIGELIGFIRKNKYRTLLYDDTLVRKLIQNVTVYEDHFVVSFKSGIEIEV; encoded by the coding sequence TTGGCAGAGAAAAACATAACTGTAATTCCAGCACGAAAAAGGGTCGGAAGTACAGCCGCAAAAGAAAAAGTAAAGAAACTGCGTGTTGCTGCTTATTGCCGTGTTTCTACAGAAACTGAAGAGCAGAACTCAAGCTATGAGGTCCAGGTAGCTCATTACACCGAGTTTATAAAGAAAAATGCTGAATGGGAGTTTGCTGGAATATTTGCAGATGACGGTATTTCAGGCACGAACACGAAAAAACGAGAAGAGTTCAACCGCATGATTGATGAGTGTATGGAGGGGAACATCGATCTAGTTATTACAAAGTCCATCAGTCGATTTGCCCGTAACACTCTGGATTGCCTAAAATATATTAGGCAACTCAAGGATAAGAACATAGCCGTATTTTTCGAGAAAGAGAACATCAATACAATGGATGCCAAGGGGGAGGTGCTACTTACCATTATGGCATCCCTCGCGCAGCAAGAAAGTCAGAGCCTTTCACAGAATGTTAAGCTGGGACTTCAATATCGATACCAGCAGGGCAAAGTTCAGGTCAACCACAATCGCTTTATGGGGTACACAAAAGATGAAGAAGGTAACTTGATCATTGTTCCTGAAGAGGCTGAGATCATTAAACGTATTTACAAAGAGTACCTTGAGGGTAAAAGCCTAGCAGGCATTGGTAGGGATCTTGAGAAGGACGGTATTTTAACAGCTGCAGGAAAACCAAGATGGCGACCGGAGACCATAAAGAAGATTCTGATGAACGAAAAGTACATCGGTGATGCCCTTTTACAGAAGACCTTCACCGTGGATTTTCTTACAAAGAAAAGAGTCAAGAATGAAGGCCATGTCCCACAGTATTATGTTGAAAATAGCCATGAGGCGATCATACCAAAGGAACTATTTTTACAGGCTCAGGAAGAACTTCATCGCAGGAATAATATTTACACGGGGGCAGATAAAAACAAAAGACTCTATAGCAGTAAATACGCTTTGAGCACCATAACCTTCTGCGGAGATTGCGGGGACATTTACAGACGGGTCTACTGGAATATACGTGGTAGAAAAGAGTTTGTTTGGCGATGCGTTACAAGAATCGAGCAAGGCCCTGAAACGTGTAAGAATCGAACGGTAAAAGAAGGAGATTTATATGATACGGTAATGACTGCCATTAATAGACTCCTTGCCGGTGGAGATAACATGATAAGAACACTAGAAGATAACATCCATGCGGTAATTGGTGACACCACAGAATATAAGATTTCAGAGATTAACAAACTGCTAGAGGAAAAGCAGAAAGAAGTAATCAGCCTTGCCAACAAGGGAAAAGATTACGAATTCCTAGCTGATGAGATTGATAAGTTCCGTGAAGAGCGACAGTGCCTTCTTGTGGAAGATGCATCCTTAAGTGGTGAGAATGAAAGAATTGGCGAGCTGATAGGATTTATCCGGAAGAACAAATATCGAACTTTGCTTTATGATGATACTTTAGTAAGGAAGCTGATCCAAAACGTTACTGTGTACGAAGACCACTTTGTGGTAAGCTTTAAATCTGGCATTGAAATTGAAGTATGA
- a CDS encoding TetR/AcrR family transcriptional regulator, which translates to MESKEKRINQSKKILLTAFECISSKGYANTSMRDIADAAEVALSQLNYHYKNKEGLFIEVINFTIQNYLQEIENHITMGNSPKEKMSSLLIYFKEMLEKNPKSFRLLYDFTSLALWQPAFGETLKNLFNDTSDLIEKNILQDNHLKNNIRRYRSRDISRMLSGAMFGIAVQVLLDSTEKELPSALNAIELVFDN; encoded by the coding sequence ATGGAGAGCAAGGAGAAAAGAATAAATCAATCCAAGAAGATATTATTGACTGCATTTGAATGTATTTCGTCGAAGGGTTATGCAAATACATCTATGCGTGATATTGCTGATGCCGCAGAAGTTGCTTTAAGTCAACTGAATTATCATTATAAAAATAAGGAAGGTCTGTTTATTGAAGTCATCAATTTTACTATACAGAATTATTTACAGGAAATAGAGAATCATATTACCATGGGAAATTCTCCGAAAGAAAAAATGTCCAGTCTCCTTATATATTTCAAGGAAATGCTTGAGAAAAATCCGAAATCTTTCAGATTGCTGTATGATTTTACAAGCCTGGCACTGTGGCAACCTGCCTTTGGAGAAACGCTGAAAAATTTGTTTAATGATACATCCGATCTAATCGAGAAAAACATTTTACAAGATAATCATTTAAAAAACAATATAAGGAGGTATAGGTCAAGAGATATTTCAAGAATGCTTTCAGGAGCGATGTTTGGGATAGCTGTACAAGTGCTATTGGATTCAACCGAAAAAGAATTACCAAGTGCCTTAAACGCGATTGAATTAGTCTTTGACAATTAA
- a CDS encoding DegV family protein has translation MNTIIITDSNCDLPEEFLKKNNIPVIPFHFNLNGKDYEDNFGKSIGYKEFYDELRRGGMSTTSQISPYTYEEYFRKYVNEGFSVIYIGFSSALSESYNHSVLARENVLQDIPDADITVIDSKAASVGQGLLIQKAIDMLKAGKTYEEIITWIESNKMRVNHWFTVDSLDYLKRGGRLSATSAALGTMLNVKPLLIVDKDGKLTPVKKIRGRKKAISELFDEFKNAGTNINDETVYISHADCVEDAQYLKAMINKELKVKEVAINYLGPIIGTHTGPGLLCIVFMGRERV, from the coding sequence ATGAATACGATAATCATTACAGATTCTAATTGTGATTTACCAGAAGAATTTCTGAAAAAAAATAATATACCCGTTATACCTTTTCATTTCAATTTAAATGGTAAGGATTACGAAGACAACTTCGGGAAATCGATTGGTTATAAAGAATTTTATGATGAACTGCGAAGGGGTGGAATGTCAACAACTTCCCAGATATCACCATATACGTACGAAGAGTACTTCAGAAAATATGTCAATGAAGGCTTCTCCGTAATATACATTGGATTTTCTTCTGCTTTAAGTGAATCATATAATCATTCCGTATTAGCTAGGGAAAACGTATTGCAGGATATCCCAGATGCTGACATAACGGTAATTGATTCCAAAGCCGCCAGTGTGGGGCAAGGTCTTTTGATTCAAAAAGCAATTGATATGCTTAAAGCGGGAAAAACGTATGAAGAAATTATTACATGGATAGAAAGTAATAAAATGAGAGTGAATCACTGGTTCACTGTTGACAGCCTTGATTACCTGAAGCGTGGAGGAAGACTTTCCGCTACAAGTGCTGCATTAGGAACTATGCTGAATGTTAAGCCACTACTAATTGTTGACAAAGATGGTAAGCTTACTCCTGTAAAGAAAATAAGGGGGAGAAAGAAAGCTATCAGTGAGTTGTTTGATGAGTTTAAAAATGCAGGAACGAATATAAATGATGAAACAGTATATATCAGTCATGCTGATTGCGTTGAAGATGCCCAATATTTAAAGGCCATGATTAACAAAGAACTTAAGGTTAAGGAGGTAGCGATTAATTATCTTGGA